Genomic window (Streptosporangium brasiliense):
GGAGAGGTCACCCTGGCCAGATCGTCGACCGTGAACCTCACGCCGTGAAACGGGCGTAGCACCAGCCCGTCCGGCACCGGCAGTTCAGGATTCGCCATAGGGGGCATGCTGCCATAAAGGCCTGAAACGTCCAGGGACCGCTCCGATGGCGCGGTGGTGCCCGGGCCGTCAGGAAATCGGCCAGAGCTGTCGTCTGTCGATGAAGGAGGCCTCACGTATGGTCCAAGGACGTAGCGGTCCGTCTGATTCCCCCAGCCCCGAGACGGGCGCTCCGGCCGGGGACGTCTATGACTGGTTCCAGCGAGGGATGAAACTTCTGGCGGAGGGAAGTCCGGCGGCGGCTGTCGCGCTGCTGGAGCGCGCCGCCGACGCCGAGCCGGAATCACGGAGTATCCGCGAGGCGCTCGCCCGCGCCCAGTTCAACTCCCGGCAGTACTCCGACGCGGTTGACAGTTTCCGCTGGATCGTCGATGCCAATCCGGCCGAGGACTACGCCTATTTCGGGCTCGGCCTCGCCCTGTGGCGCACCGGAGACATGGAAGGGGCCCAGGAGCCGCTGGCCATCGCCGCGGCCATGCGTCCCGACCAGCGGCACTACGTGTCGGCGTTGAAAAGCGTCCGGGCCACGTTACGCGCCCGCCGGACGTGATCCTCATGGGTGATGAAATGGGCAGGTGACTACAGAGACGCTGATAACCCCGTATGACACCCTTCTTCTCGACCTTGACGGCGTGGTGTACCTCGGGCGCGACGCCGTGCCCGGGGCTCCAGAGTCGTTGCGCGAGGCGGCGGAGCGCGGTGTGCGGCTCGCCTACGTCACCAACAACGCCTCGCGCACCCCGGGGGCGATCGCCGAGCACCTGAGCGCGCTCGGCGCCCCGGCGGCCCCCGAGGACGTGGTCACCTCGGCCCAGGCCGCCGCGCGGCTGGTGGCCGAGCGGTTCGGGCCGGGCGCGGCGGTGCTGGTGGTCGGCGGGATGGGGCTGCGCAGCGCCCTGCGCGCGCATGGCCTGCGCCCGGTCAGCACCGCCCTGGACGGTCCGGCCGCGGTGGTGCAGGGCATCGCGCCCGGCCTCACCTACGGCCTGCTGTCGGAGGGCGCGCTGGCCGTACGGCAGGGCGCGCTGTTCGTGGCCGCCAACGCCGACTCGACCATGCCGACCGATCGGGGCGAACTGCCGGGGAACGGCGCCATGGTCCGGGTGATCGCCACGGCGACCGGGGTGGAGCCGATCGTCGCGGGCAAGCCCGAGCCGCCGCTGCACCGCGAGTCGATGCTGCGGACCGGCTCGGAGCGACCGCTGGTGGTCGGCGACCGCCTCGACACCGACATCGAGGGGGCGACCAACGCGGGAGTGGACAGCCTGCTGGTGCTGACCGGGGTGGCGACCCCTCTCGACCTGCTGACCGCCGGTCCCCGGCATCGGCCCACCTACGTCGCCGCCGACCTGTCGGCCCTGCACAGGCCCTACCCGCGGGTGGAGCGCAACGGGAGCGGCTGGGCCTGCGAGGGGTGGACCGCCCGGTGGGAGGCGGACCGGCTCCGCCTCGACGGGCGGGGGGACCCTCTCGACGGGCTCCGGGCGGCCGCCGCCGCCACGTGGGAGGCCGCCGGAGAGGGACAGGCGGACGAGGACGCGGTGAAGGCCGTGCTCGACTCCTCGCTGTCCGGTCACACGCCCGCCGGATAGGCCGCCCGCCCGCCGGATAGGCGGCCCGCCTCCGGGCGGGAGGAGCGCCCCGGGCGGAGACCCGGTGCGTCCTGTCCGTACTCTCCGGAGCCGGACCGCTCAGAGGAGCTTGCGGAGACGGAGAAGGTCGCCGAAACTCGCGTCGATCTTGACCCGGCCGCTGAACACCGCCCGCCCCATGTCGAGCTCGCCGTTCACCAGGGACACCAGGTCGTCGCTGCCGATGGTGAGTTTCACCTCGGCGGGCCTGCCGTCGGCGGGGGGCGAGTCGTCGAAGGGACCCAGGCCGCCGTGGTGGATGCGGCCGTGGAAGGTGACGCCGAGATCGCGGATGTGGCAGCTGATGCTGCGCTCGACCACGTGCCTGCTACGGCTCTCCTGGTCAACCTCGTCGAACTGCTCGGCGAGTTTGCGTAGTGCCACCCGGCACTCGTCGACGGTCGCCATCGCGCGGCGCTCCCTTCTGTTCGGGCCGACCCGAATCCCTTGAACCTACGGACGGTAGCGTTCCACATGAATACAGCGTGCGATCCGGCGCGCGGGGGACGCGCCGGAGGGGGAGGCCTCCGCCATGGCGTTCGGAGTCTTTCGAGGGGCGGGAGAATCTCAATGAGGTGACAACGAGCGGAACCCCCTCGATAGTTCGCGACATGCCCGCTTCCGGGGAGAGCGACATGTCCGCTTCCGGGGAGACCGGCCTGTCCCGCATGCCCGGCCAGGTGGTTGGAGGGCCGCGGGCCCGTCACGGCGGGCGGGGCCGTACGGCGGCCGGCCGGCCGGGCTTCATCACCGCCGAGGCGGACTCCCCGCTCGCGCCGGGCCGTACGGCCCGGGCCCGGTGAAAGCCGCCGGGCGCGTGGGCAGGGCCGCGGAGAGGGACGGAGGCGGGGGAAGGGAACCAAGGGGCCGGAAGGTCCCAGGGGGCGAAGGTGTAGAAGGCCGCCGAGGGCGCGGAGAGGGAGAAGGGCGCCCAGGGGCCGGAAGGCCGCAGGGGGCGGATGACAAGGGTGCGCGTAAGGTCGCAGCGGGGGCGGAGACGGGGAAGGGCGCCGGGGGCGCGGAAGGGCACCGAGGGCGTGGCCGGGGGTGCCGGGGCGACGGGCGCCGGGGGTGCCGGGGCGACGGGCGCCGGGGGTGCCGGGGCGACGGGCGTCGCGGCTTCCGATACGGTCAAGGCGTCCACGGGCGGGGCGGCCCGCGCGCCGCGCGCCCGTACGACCACCAAGACGGCCAAGAGCACCTCCGGAGGGGGCGCATGACAGACCTGCCGGAAGAGACCGGCGAGAAGCGGGTCGACACGGCGCTGGGCGGGCTCGCCCGGCTCGGCGCGGTGCCCGTCTCGGCGCACGTGAGCGTGTTCGAGGAGGTCTTCACCGGGCTGGAGCAGGCGCTCGCCTCGGTGGACGGCGCCGTGGACCAGCAGCGGTGAGCCGGCGGACGCGTCTCGACAGCGAGCTCGTGCGCCGCAAGCTGGCCCGGTCCCGGGAGCAGGCGGCCCAGCTCATCGAGGCGGGCAGGGTCAGTGTCGGCGGCCGGGTGGCGGCCAAGCCCGCGACCCAGGTCGACACCGCCTCCGCGATCGTGGTCACCGAGGCCGCGGAGGGCCCTGACTACGTCTCGCGGGGGGCGCACAAACTCCTCGGCGCCCTGGAGGCGTTCGGCCCGCGGGGGCTGACCGTCGAGGGGCGCCGCTGCCTGGACGCCGGGGCCTCGACGGGCGGCTTCACCGACGTGCTGTTGCGCGCCGGCGCGGGGCACGTGCTCGCCGTCGACGTCGGGTACGGCCAGCTCGCCTGGTCGCTGCGGACCGACGAGCGGGTCACGGTCATGGAGCGGGTCAACGTCAGGGACCTGACGCCGGACATGGTCGGAGAGGCTCCCACCCTGGTCGTCGGCGACCTTTCCTTCATCTCGCTGCGCCTGGTGCTGCCCGCCCTGGCGCGGTGCGCCGCCGACCGGGCCGACTTCGCGATGCTGGTCAAGCCGCAGTTCGAGGTCGGCAAGGAGCGGGTCGGCGCCGGCGGGGTGGTGCGCGACCCCGCACTGCGGGCGCAGGCCGTGCAGGATGTGGCCGAGGCCGCGCAGGCACTCGGCCTGACCGTGCGGGGCGTCACCGCCAGCCCGCTGCCGGGTCCGTCGGGCAACGTGGAGTACGTCATCTGGCTGGGCAAGGGAGAGGGCGCGCCGCCGGTCGAGGACCTCGGCGCCGAGATCGAACGCGCGGTGGAGCAAGGCCCCCAGTAGTGGTTATCCCCCGAAAGAGTGGAACATGACTACCAAGCGCACCGTGCTGGTCACCGCCCACACCGGACGGGAGGCGGCCGTCGAGGCCGCCCGGACGGTGATCGGCCGGCTGGTGGACGCCGGGCTGACCGTGCGCATCCTCAACGCCGAGGCCGAGGCCATCGCCTGCGCGGGGGCCGACGTGGTGCCCGCCAGCGCCGCGGCGGTCCAGGACGCCGAGATGATGATCGTCCTCGGTGGCGACGGCAGCCTGCTGCGGGCCACCGAGCTCGCCCGTCCGGCGGGCGTGCCGCTGCTGGGCGTCAACCTCGGGCACGTCGGGTTCCTGGCCGAGGCCGAGGTCGAAGACCTGGCGGTCACGGTGGACTGCGTGGTCCAGGGCCGCTACGACGTGGAGGAGCGGATGACCGTCGAGGTCACCGCCCGCCTCAACGGGCAGCTGCTGGCCGACACCTGGGCGCTCAACGAGGCCACCGTGGAGAAGAACGACCGGATGCTGGAGGCGGTCGCCGAGATCGACGGGCGCCCGCTGTCGCGCTGGGGCTGTGACGGGATCATCTGCGCCACGCCGACCGGCTCCACCGCCTACGCCTTCTCGGCCGGCGGGCCGGTGGTCTGGCCGGAGGTGGAGGCGCTGCTGCTGGTGCCGATCAGCGCCCACGCGCTGTTCGCCCGGCCGCTGGTGATCTCCCCTCGCTCCACGGTGGCGCTGGAGGTGCAGCCGGAGACGGCCGGGGCGGTGCTGTGGTGCGACGGCCGCCGCCGGTTCGACCTGCCCGCCGGCGCACGGGTCGAGGTCCGCCGGGGCACGGTCCCGGTACGGCTGGCGCGGCTGCACGGCGTGGAGGACACCGGAGCGCCCTTCACCGACCGGCTGGTCGCCAAATTCGACCTCCCGGTGCAGGGGTGGCGTGGCAGGGTGCGGTCGTAGCGCGTCCGGGCGATCGTCGTCCCGAGCGCGTAGGATCGTGCCCGCGCACCGCACTGATGTTCGGTGAATTCGATGTGACGGGAGGGACCAGTGCGACCCAGGGTCGAGGAGGTCCGCATCCAAGGGCTCGGCGTGATCGACGAGGCCGTCCTGGTGCTGTCGCCGGGGTTCACCGTGCTCACGGGCGAGACCGGTGCGGGAAAGACCATGGTGGTGACCGGTCTGGGGCTGCTGTTCGGCGGCAGGGCCGATCCCGCCCGCGTCCGTCCGGGCTCGGACAAGGCCACCGTCGAGGGCACGCTCATGGTGGACCCGGCGGGCCGGGTGGCCCAGCAGGTGCAGGATGTGGGCGGCGAGATCGAAGACGGAGAGCTGATCATCTCGCGCACCGTCTCCGCCGAGGGCCGCAGCCGCGCCTGGCTGGGCGGCCGCACCGTCCCGGTGGGCACGCTCACCTACCTGGCCGAGGACCTGGTGGCCGTGCACGGCCAGATGGACCAGCAGCGGCTGCTCCAGCCGGGCCGCCAGCGGGCCGCCCTCGACCGCTACGCGGGTGAGGACCTGGTCAAGCCGCTGCGCGCCTACGAGCACGCCTACAAGCGGCACAAGCAGGTCGCCGACCAGCTGGCGGAGCTGACCGCCAGGGCCCGGGAGCGCGCGCAGGAGGCCGACCTGCTCAGGTTCGGGCTCGACGAGGTCGAGCAGGCCGACCCCAGAGCGGGCGAGGACGCCGAGCTCCGCGAGGAGGTGGAGCGGCTCTCCCACGCCGACTCCCTCCGGAGCGCGGCCGAGACGGCGCACCGGGCGCTGTTGGGGGACCCGATGTCCGGCGAGCAGGTCATGCAGGACGCCGTCACGCTGGTCGGTCAGGCCCGCACGGCCGTCGAGGCGGTGCGGGAGTTCGACCCGACGCTGGCCGGGATCGCCGACCGGCTCGCCGAGGCGGGATATCTCATCTCCGACGTCGCCACCGAACTGGCCGCCTACGCCGAGTCGGTCGAGGCCGACCCGGTCCGGCTCTCGGTCGTGCAGGAGCGCCAGGCCGTGCTCGCCCATCTCGTCCGCAAATACGGCGAGGACACCGGGGCGGTGCTCGCCTGGGCCGCCCAGGCGGCGCAGCGCGTCACCGAGCTCGAAGGCGACGACGAGCGGATCAGCGACCTCACCCGGGAGCACGAGGAGCTCACCGGGCGCCTCACCGAGCTGGCCGCCGAGCTGACCCGGATCCGGGCCGCCGCCGCCGAGCGGTTCGGGCAGGCCGTCACCGAGGAGCTCACCGCGCTGGCCATGCCGCACGCCCGGGTGGTGGTCGGCATGACGGCCGCCGACGACTTCGGCCCGCACGGCGTCGACGAGGTCGAGCTGCGCATGTCCCCGCATCCGGCCTCGCCGCCCCTGCCGCTGAACAAGGGCGCCTCCGGCGGTGAGCTCAGCCGGGTGATGCTCGCCATCGAGGTCGTGTTCGCCGGTGCCGACCCGGTGCCGACCTTCGTGTTCGACGAGGTCGACGCGGGCGTGGGCGGCAAGGCCGCGGTGGAGATCGGCCGCCGTCTGGCCCGTCTGGCCCGCACCGCCCAGGTGATAGTCGTCACTCATCTGCCCCAGGTGGCGGCCTTCGCCGACCAGCACCTGGTCGTGGAGAAGGCAGGCGACGGCAGCGTGGTCCGCAGCGGCGTGGTGGCGCTCGACAAGGACGGGCGGGCGCGGGAGCTGTCCCGCATGCTGGCGGGGCTGGAGGACTCCGAGCTGGGCCGCGCGCACGCGGAGGAGCTCCTCGCGATCGCCGCGGCGGACAAGGCCTGAGGAGGACTGTTTTCGGATGCTCGGGGGAGCAGGAGCACGTGAGGATCTTCTGTGACGAATCCGACGTGCTGCCGTGGGTTTGGCGTGCCCGGTCATTCGCTCTGGCAGGATGGTCGTGATGAAGGTGCCGATTGACGAGCTTCAGAGCAGGCTCACCGGTTACCTCCGCCGCAGGAAGGTCACCGGCCTTCCCGGGGTGACGGCAGTGGCGAGAATCGATCGGCGGACCAAGGGGCTGACCAAACGCCTCCGGCCCGGGGAAATCGCGATTATCGATCACGTTGACGTCGACCGTGTGAGCGCGGAGGCGCTTGTCGCGTGCGGCGCGGCGAGCGTGGTCAACGTTGCCGCGGGCATCAGCGGCCGCTACCCCAACCTGGGTCCGCAGATCATCGTCGACGCCGGGGTGCCGTTCGTCGACAACGCCAGCCCCGAGCTGTTCGAGCGGATCAAGGACGGCGATCTGGTCCGGGTCCACGAGGGGGCGGTCTACCTCGAGGACGAGGTGGTGGGCAAGGGCGACGTGCAGACGGCCGAGTCGGTCGAGGCCGCGATGGTCGAGGCGCGGGCCGGGCTGACGGTCCAGATCGAGGCGTTCGCCGAGAACACCATGGAATACGTCCGGCGCGAGCGCGACCTCCTCATCGACGGTGTCGGCGTGCCCGACGTCCGGACCGTCATGGAGGGGCGGCACGTCCTCATCGTGGTGCGCGGTTACCACTACAAGGAGGACATCGCGGCGCTGCGCCCCTACATCCGCGAATACCGCCCGATCATGATCGGGGTGGACGGCGGCGCCGACGCGCTCATGGAGGCCGGCTACCTGCCCGACATCATCGTGGGCGACTTCGACTCGGTCTCCACCAAGGCGCTCACCTCCGGCGCCGAGCTGGTCGTGCACGCCTACCGGGACGGCCGGGCGCCGGGCCTGGAGCGGGTCCAGCAGCTCGGCCGCGACGCCGTGATCTTCCCGGCGATCGGCACCAGCGAGGACATTGCGATGCTGCTGGCCGACGACAAGGGAGCCGACCTGATCGTCGCCGTCGGCACGCACGCGACCCTGGTGGAGTTCCTCGACAAGGGGCGCTCGGGCATGGCCAGCACCTTCCTCACCCGGCTCCGGGTGGGCAGCAAGCTCATCGACGCGAAGGGCGTCAGCCGGCTCTACCGCAGCCGGATCTCCACCCCGTCCCTGCTCCTGCTCGTCGCCACCACGCTGATCACCATGGGGGTGGCGATCATCGTCTCCCCGGTCGGCAAGATCTGGCTGGACAGCGTCCGCGACGTCTGGAACGGCTTCATCTTCTGGCTGGTCGGACTCTTCTCGTGATCGATTTCCGCTATCACCTCGTCTCCATCGTCGCCATCTTCCTCGCGCTGTCGGTCGGCATCGTGCTGGGCACCAGCTTCCTGGAGGACCCGGCCATCAAGACGGCCGAGGCCTTCGCAAACCAGCTCCGCATCAGGAACGACGAATACCGCACCGAGCTGGAGACCCTGCAGAAGCGTGAGGCGGCCAACGACGCCTTCGTCACCGCCGACACCCCGCGGCTCGTCCAGGACGCCCTCGCGACCGAGCGCGTCGTGATCGTGGAGGCCCCCGGCACCACGACGGCCATGCGTGAGGCGGTGCAGGAGGTGATCGCCAAGTCCGGCGCCACGGTGACCGGCCGCGTCATCCTCGGCGAGGACTACGTCGACGTCAGCCAGTCGGCTCTCATCGACAAGCTGGTCACCGAGGCCAAGCCCGTCGACATGACCCTCCCGGTCGAGGGCACGACCTACGACCGGGCCGCCGCGCTGCTCGCCGGAGCGATCGTGACCAGTGACCCCGCGCAGCTGGGCAAGGTCGATCCGACCGCGACCGGAGTCCTCGAAGCCTTCCAGCGCGCCGGTCT
Coding sequences:
- a CDS encoding copper transporter, coding for MIDFRYHLVSIVAIFLALSVGIVLGTSFLEDPAIKTAEAFANQLRIRNDEYRTELETLQKREAANDAFVTADTPRLVQDALATERVVIVEAPGTTTAMREAVQEVIAKSGATVTGRVILGEDYVDVSQSALIDKLVTEAKPVDMTLPVEGTTYDRAAALLAGAIVTSDPAQLGKVDPTATGVLEAFQRAGLITVTDQPAKRADLAVLVAPAEPYTGESAAQQAGAIVSMALGLDEAGRGTVLIGPPTGAAAGGAIAALREDTAAAEKVSSVDNIDMPAGRIVVVYALREQLSGVAGHYGIGAGVSGTEPSAPPAPTPTATSGG
- the steA gene encoding putative cytokinetic ring protein SteA; this translates as MKVPIDELQSRLTGYLRRRKVTGLPGVTAVARIDRRTKGLTKRLRPGEIAIIDHVDVDRVSAEALVACGAASVVNVAAGISGRYPNLGPQIIVDAGVPFVDNASPELFERIKDGDLVRVHEGAVYLEDEVVGKGDVQTAESVEAAMVEARAGLTVQIEAFAENTMEYVRRERDLLIDGVGVPDVRTVMEGRHVLIVVRGYHYKEDIAALRPYIREYRPIMIGVDGGADALMEAGYLPDIIVGDFDSVSTKALTSGAELVVHAYRDGRAPGLERVQQLGRDAVIFPAIGTSEDIAMLLADDKGADLIVAVGTHATLVEFLDKGRSGMASTFLTRLRVGSKLIDAKGVSRLYRSRISTPSLLLLVATTLITMGVAIIVSPVGKIWLDSVRDVWNGFIFWLVGLFS
- the recN gene encoding DNA repair protein RecN, translated to MRPRVEEVRIQGLGVIDEAVLVLSPGFTVLTGETGAGKTMVVTGLGLLFGGRADPARVRPGSDKATVEGTLMVDPAGRVAQQVQDVGGEIEDGELIISRTVSAEGRSRAWLGGRTVPVGTLTYLAEDLVAVHGQMDQQRLLQPGRQRAALDRYAGEDLVKPLRAYEHAYKRHKQVADQLAELTARARERAQEADLLRFGLDEVEQADPRAGEDAELREEVERLSHADSLRSAAETAHRALLGDPMSGEQVMQDAVTLVGQARTAVEAVREFDPTLAGIADRLAEAGYLISDVATELAAYAESVEADPVRLSVVQERQAVLAHLVRKYGEDTGAVLAWAAQAAQRVTELEGDDERISDLTREHEELTGRLTELAAELTRIRAAAAERFGQAVTEELTALAMPHARVVVGMTAADDFGPHGVDEVELRMSPHPASPPLPLNKGASGGELSRVMLAIEVVFAGADPVPTFVFDEVDAGVGGKAAVEIGRRLARLARTAQVIVVTHLPQVAAFADQHLVVEKAGDGSVVRSGVVALDKDGRARELSRMLAGLEDSELGRAHAEELLAIAAADKA
- a CDS encoding SCP2 sterol-binding domain-containing protein, with amino-acid sequence MATVDECRVALRKLAEQFDEVDQESRSRHVVERSISCHIRDLGVTFHGRIHHGGLGPFDDSPPADGRPAEVKLTIGSDDLVSLVNGELDMGRAVFSGRVKIDASFGDLLRLRKLL
- a CDS encoding tetratricopeptide repeat protein, which translates into the protein MVQGRSGPSDSPSPETGAPAGDVYDWFQRGMKLLAEGSPAAAVALLERAADAEPESRSIREALARAQFNSRQYSDAVDSFRWIVDANPAEDYAYFGLGLALWRTGDMEGAQEPLAIAAAMRPDQRHYVSALKSVRATLRARRT
- a CDS encoding NAD kinase, which encodes MTTKRTVLVTAHTGREAAVEAARTVIGRLVDAGLTVRILNAEAEAIACAGADVVPASAAAVQDAEMMIVLGGDGSLLRATELARPAGVPLLGVNLGHVGFLAEAEVEDLAVTVDCVVQGRYDVEERMTVEVTARLNGQLLADTWALNEATVEKNDRMLEAVAEIDGRPLSRWGCDGIICATPTGSTAYAFSAGGPVVWPEVEALLLVPISAHALFARPLVISPRSTVALEVQPETAGAVLWCDGRRRFDLPAGARVEVRRGTVPVRLARLHGVEDTGAPFTDRLVAKFDLPVQGWRGRVRS
- a CDS encoding HAD-IIA family hydrolase; this encodes MTTETLITPYDTLLLDLDGVVYLGRDAVPGAPESLREAAERGVRLAYVTNNASRTPGAIAEHLSALGAPAAPEDVVTSAQAAARLVAERFGPGAAVLVVGGMGLRSALRAHGLRPVSTALDGPAAVVQGIAPGLTYGLLSEGALAVRQGALFVAANADSTMPTDRGELPGNGAMVRVIATATGVEPIVAGKPEPPLHRESMLRTGSERPLVVGDRLDTDIEGATNAGVDSLLVLTGVATPLDLLTAGPRHRPTYVAADLSALHRPYPRVERNGSGWACEGWTARWEADRLRLDGRGDPLDGLRAAAAATWEAAGEGQADEDAVKAVLDSSLSGHTPAG
- a CDS encoding TlyA family RNA methyltransferase, which encodes MSRRTRLDSELVRRKLARSREQAAQLIEAGRVSVGGRVAAKPATQVDTASAIVVTEAAEGPDYVSRGAHKLLGALEAFGPRGLTVEGRRCLDAGASTGGFTDVLLRAGAGHVLAVDVGYGQLAWSLRTDERVTVMERVNVRDLTPDMVGEAPTLVVGDLSFISLRLVLPALARCAADRADFAMLVKPQFEVGKERVGAGGVVRDPALRAQAVQDVAEAAQALGLTVRGVTASPLPGPSGNVEYVIWLGKGEGAPPVEDLGAEIERAVEQGPQ